One stretch of Clavibacter michiganensis DNA includes these proteins:
- a CDS encoding GNAT family N-acetyltransferase yields the protein MTTSPAPEPAPVLVTARFALEPLVVAHAREMVEVLADPALYRFTGGEPPSPAALEVRFARQAAGRSPDGSARWLVWILRERASGRAAGFVQATVTGEAPARVAEVAWLVGTAAQGSGAAAECAAAMVAWLREDGVGVVRANIHPDHAASEAVARRLGLAPTDERVDGEIRWEMREV from the coding sequence ATGACGACGTCGCCCGCTCCCGAGCCCGCCCCCGTGCTCGTCACGGCCAGGTTCGCGCTCGAGCCGCTGGTGGTCGCGCACGCGCGGGAGATGGTCGAGGTGCTGGCGGATCCGGCGCTGTACCGCTTCACCGGGGGCGAGCCGCCGTCGCCCGCCGCGCTCGAGGTGCGGTTCGCCCGGCAGGCGGCGGGGCGCTCGCCGGACGGATCCGCGCGGTGGCTCGTGTGGATCCTCCGCGAGCGCGCGTCGGGCCGCGCAGCCGGGTTCGTGCAGGCGACCGTGACCGGCGAGGCGCCCGCGCGGGTGGCGGAGGTCGCGTGGCTCGTGGGCACGGCGGCGCAGGGATCCGGCGCGGCGGCCGAGTGCGCGGCGGCGATGGTCGCGTGGCTGCGGGAGGACGGCGTCGGGGTCGTGCGGGCGAACATCCACCCGGATCACGCGGCGTCGGAGGCCGTGGCCCGGCGGCTGGGGCTCGCGCCCACCGACGAGCGCGTGGACGGAGAGATCCGCTGGGAGATGCGGGAGGTCTAG
- a CDS encoding methyltransferase family protein, producing the protein MTRSGRLLSARIAARLWFAAQAAGGAAWWIAVPTIPAVRVATLGSLDPLPVALLDVPLFVVGSALAAAGVRWAAAVASAWTLLVAVALAAYATVTTEAGIGVVIMAVAALGSLVACALLLVGRLPTRWALIGPFAARPADATAATSRHVLATALQIVVFWGSFLVVAPLAIRWLELRWRVAVPLPSAALPVGIAVLALASVLGIWSAAAMSTRGGGTPLPAATATRLVIAGPYRFVRNPMALAGVTQAAAVGLILGSWLVVAYAVIGSSLWNHVVRPGEEADLEARFGDPFRRYRAAVRCWVPTFPGVPGTPR; encoded by the coding sequence GTGACGCGGTCGGGGCGCCTGCTCTCGGCGCGCATCGCCGCCCGCCTCTGGTTCGCCGCGCAGGCGGCGGGCGGCGCCGCGTGGTGGATCGCCGTGCCGACGATCCCCGCGGTGCGCGTCGCGACGCTCGGGTCGCTGGATCCGCTGCCCGTCGCCCTGCTCGACGTCCCGCTGTTCGTGGTCGGGTCGGCGCTCGCCGCCGCCGGGGTCCGGTGGGCCGCGGCCGTCGCGTCCGCGTGGACCCTCCTGGTCGCCGTCGCGCTCGCCGCCTACGCGACCGTCACGACCGAGGCCGGGATCGGGGTCGTGATCATGGCGGTCGCCGCCCTGGGATCCCTCGTCGCCTGCGCCCTGTTGCTGGTCGGCCGGCTGCCGACCCGCTGGGCGCTCATCGGCCCGTTCGCGGCGCGCCCCGCTGACGCGACCGCCGCCACCTCGCGGCACGTGCTCGCGACGGCCCTGCAGATCGTCGTCTTCTGGGGCTCCTTCCTCGTCGTCGCGCCCCTCGCGATCCGCTGGCTCGAGCTGCGCTGGCGTGTGGCGGTGCCGCTGCCGTCGGCCGCGTTGCCCGTCGGGATCGCCGTGCTGGCGCTCGCGAGCGTCCTCGGGATCTGGTCGGCCGCCGCCATGTCCACCCGCGGCGGCGGCACCCCGCTCCCGGCAGCGACCGCCACGCGCCTCGTGATCGCCGGCCCCTACCGCTTCGTCCGCAATCCCATGGCCCTCGCGGGCGTCACGCAGGCGGCGGCCGTCGGGCTGATTCTCGGATCGTGGCTCGTCGTCGCCTACGCCGTCATCGGCTCGTCGCTCTGGAACCACGTCGTGCGCCCGGGCGAGGAGGCGGACCTCGAGGCCCGCTTCGGGGATCCGTTCCGCCGTTACCGCGCCGCCGTGCGCTGCTGGGTGCCGACGTTCCCGGGCGTTCCGGGGACGCCGCGCTGA
- a CDS encoding glycosyltransferase family 2 protein encodes MTLAQPTWQDDIDPEPVRRGPRERYLAEGWLPIRRLADGRQLVATDGRHREPAFADDLAADLGGPLSFTDVDPWELKDAVLRLCGEAVADDAANRLFRRNPELSGRFVFSRGQKTGALVAAVIIVALAVVWPRQTAVGALSVVSLAFLAATTFKFLVALQGARFDVVERVTDAEVARLDDADLPIYTVLVPVFREANIVAQLIENLGGLDYPAHKLEVLILIEEEDSETRDAIVHADPPAHFHIVTVPAGQPQTKPRACNVGLTLASGEFLVIYDAEDTPDPDQLKKALIAFERGGPEMVCVQAALNYFNATENALTRMFTLEYSYWFDYMLAGLDHSELPIPLGGTSNHFRTGALVELGGWDPYNVTEDADLGIRASAVGYRVGVINSTTMEEANTSIPNFIRQRSRWIKGYMQTTLVHARRPVALIREVGLVRFLSFALLIGGTPATFLGVIPFYLVTIASLAIPSTVLTSVFPAWALWTSLFNFLIGNGVMVYVSMMGPFKRGTFHLILWSLLNPVYWILHSIAAYKGLWQLLTRPHYWEKTEHGLTQQ; translated from the coding sequence ATGACCCTCGCGCAGCCGACGTGGCAGGACGACATCGACCCGGAGCCCGTCCGGCGCGGCCCCCGCGAGCGCTACCTCGCCGAGGGGTGGCTGCCGATCCGGCGCCTCGCCGACGGCCGGCAGCTCGTCGCCACGGACGGACGCCACCGCGAGCCCGCGTTCGCCGACGACCTGGCCGCGGATCTCGGCGGCCCGCTCTCGTTCACCGACGTGGATCCGTGGGAGCTCAAGGACGCGGTCCTCCGCCTGTGCGGCGAGGCCGTCGCGGACGACGCCGCCAACCGGCTCTTCCGCAGGAATCCCGAGCTGTCCGGCCGCTTCGTCTTCTCGCGCGGCCAGAAGACGGGCGCCCTGGTGGCCGCCGTGATCATCGTCGCGCTGGCGGTGGTGTGGCCGCGGCAGACCGCCGTCGGCGCGCTCTCCGTGGTGAGCCTCGCGTTCCTCGCGGCGACGACGTTCAAGTTCCTGGTGGCGCTGCAGGGCGCGCGCTTCGACGTGGTGGAGCGCGTCACCGACGCGGAGGTCGCGCGGCTCGACGACGCCGACCTGCCGATCTACACGGTCCTGGTGCCGGTGTTCCGGGAGGCCAACATCGTCGCCCAGCTCATCGAGAACCTCGGCGGGCTCGACTACCCGGCGCACAAGCTCGAGGTGCTCATCCTCATCGAGGAGGAGGACTCCGAGACGCGGGACGCGATCGTGCACGCGGATCCGCCCGCCCACTTCCACATCGTCACCGTGCCCGCGGGCCAGCCGCAGACCAAGCCGCGCGCCTGCAACGTGGGCCTCACCCTCGCGTCGGGCGAGTTCCTCGTCATATACGACGCCGAGGACACGCCCGATCCCGACCAGCTCAAGAAGGCGCTCATCGCCTTCGAGCGCGGCGGCCCCGAGATGGTGTGCGTGCAGGCCGCCCTCAACTACTTCAACGCGACCGAGAACGCGCTCACGCGCATGTTCACGCTCGAGTACTCGTACTGGTTCGACTACATGCTCGCGGGCCTCGACCACTCGGAGCTGCCGATCCCCCTCGGCGGCACCTCGAACCACTTCCGCACGGGCGCGCTCGTCGAGCTCGGCGGCTGGGACCCCTACAACGTGACGGAGGACGCCGACCTCGGCATCCGCGCCTCGGCCGTCGGCTACCGCGTGGGCGTCATCAACTCCACCACCATGGAAGAGGCGAACACCTCCATCCCCAACTTCATCCGGCAGCGCTCGCGGTGGATCAAGGGGTACATGCAGACGACGCTCGTGCACGCCCGCCGTCCGGTCGCGCTCATCCGCGAGGTCGGCCTCGTGCGCTTCCTGTCGTTCGCGCTCCTCATCGGCGGGACGCCGGCCACGTTCCTCGGCGTGATCCCCTTCTACCTCGTGACGATCGCGTCGCTCGCCATCCCGAGCACGGTCCTCACCTCCGTCTTCCCGGCGTGGGCGCTCTGGACGAGCCTGTTCAACTTCCTCATCGGCAACGGGGTCATGGTCTACGTCTCGATGATGGGGCCGTTCAAGCGCGGCACGTTCCACCTGATCCTGTGGTCGCTGCTCAACCCCGTCTACTGGATCCTCCACTCCATCGCCGCGTACAAGGGCCTCTGGCAGCTGCTCACCCGGCCGCACTACTGGGAGAAGACGGAGCACGGCCTCACCCAGCAGTGA
- a CDS encoding DMT family transporter: MGTVWGASFLFMKVALEGVSFGQVSWTRLVLGAIALGLIVAARRLPLPKERVVWLHFAVVGVVGSAIPYSLFAWAEQHVTSGVASIYNATTPIMTALLATLAFRVEKLGRRQLAGIALGIVGVVVIIGPWRLTPSAEAAASGEPLLELAGQLACLGAALCYGITFGYLRRFLTHRGIPGVVTAFMQIGMGAAAMVLATPFLATGPVSLDLPIVLSLVVLGVVGTGLAYLWNMNVLLAWGPTATSTVTYITPVVGVALGILVLGETLHWNEPAGAVLVLLGVLLSQGRRRAGRGSAARAAATAAAAAAAPAATRTPPTPG; encoded by the coding sequence ATGGGCACGGTCTGGGGCGCGAGCTTCCTCTTCATGAAGGTCGCGCTCGAGGGCGTCTCGTTCGGCCAGGTCTCGTGGACGCGGCTCGTGCTCGGCGCGATCGCGCTCGGCCTCATCGTCGCCGCGCGCCGCCTGCCGCTGCCGAAGGAGCGCGTCGTGTGGCTGCACTTCGCGGTCGTCGGCGTCGTGGGATCCGCGATCCCCTACTCGCTGTTCGCGTGGGCCGAGCAGCACGTCACCTCGGGCGTCGCGAGCATCTACAACGCGACCACGCCGATCATGACCGCGCTCCTCGCCACGCTCGCGTTCCGGGTCGAGAAGCTCGGCCGCCGGCAGCTCGCGGGGATCGCGCTGGGCATCGTCGGCGTCGTCGTGATCATCGGCCCGTGGCGCCTCACCCCGAGCGCGGAAGCCGCCGCGTCCGGCGAGCCGCTCCTCGAGCTCGCGGGCCAGCTCGCATGCCTCGGCGCGGCCCTCTGCTACGGGATCACGTTCGGCTACCTCCGCCGCTTCCTCACGCACCGCGGCATCCCCGGCGTCGTGACCGCGTTCATGCAGATCGGCATGGGCGCTGCCGCGATGGTCCTCGCGACCCCGTTCCTCGCGACCGGCCCCGTGTCGCTGGATCTCCCCATCGTGCTCAGCCTCGTGGTGCTCGGCGTGGTCGGCACGGGCCTCGCGTACCTCTGGAACATGAACGTGCTCCTCGCCTGGGGCCCCACGGCCACCTCGACCGTCACGTACATCACGCCCGTGGTGGGAGTCGCGCTCGGGATCCTCGTGCTCGGCGAGACCCTGCACTGGAACGAGCCCGCGGGCGCCGTCCTCGTGCTCCTCGGCGTGCTCCTCTCGCAGGGCCGCCGTCGCGCCGGACGCGGATCCGCCGCCCGGGCCGCCGCGACCGCCGCAGCCGCCGCAGCCGCGCCCGCCGCGACGCGCACCCCTCCGACGCCCGGATAG
- a CDS encoding GNAT family N-acetyltransferase encodes MPASPLAPLLETARLRMRPLGPADVDVVHRLWAERDPRHPAHRRVDDEGHPSRGEVLDRLTVQAEESLRTGIGLLAIERRDEPGVIGYCGLVVGSASVEEPEMAFELLRDVHGQGIATEAARAVVEAARATGRTRLWSTVRRWNSASVRVLVKAGFTDSGRVTPDPEDGDTVWMVCGLREPAVA; translated from the coding sequence ATGCCCGCCTCCCCGCTCGCGCCGCTCCTCGAGACCGCCCGCCTCCGCATGCGGCCGCTCGGCCCGGCGGACGTCGACGTGGTCCACCGCCTGTGGGCCGAGCGCGACCCGCGGCATCCCGCGCACCGCCGCGTCGACGACGAGGGGCACCCGTCACGCGGCGAGGTGCTCGACCGCCTGACGGTGCAGGCCGAGGAGTCGCTCCGCACAGGCATCGGGCTGCTTGCGATCGAGCGCCGCGACGAGCCGGGCGTCATCGGATACTGCGGCCTGGTCGTCGGCAGCGCCTCCGTCGAGGAGCCGGAGATGGCCTTCGAGCTGCTGCGCGACGTGCACGGCCAGGGCATCGCGACGGAGGCGGCGCGCGCCGTGGTCGAGGCCGCCCGCGCGACGGGCCGCACCCGGCTGTGGTCGACGGTCCGACGGTGGAACTCCGCGTCCGTCCGCGTGCTGGTGAAGGCCGGCTTCACGGACAGCGGCCGCGTCACGCCGGATCCCGAGGACGGCGACACGGTGTGGATGGTGTGCGGCCTCCGGGAGCCCGCCGTCGCCTAG
- a CDS encoding HAD family hydrolase encodes MTAPDTSTPSPVAGSAPWSCILFDLDGTITDSAPGITAQLAKTLVFMGLPVPGPAQLLEYVGPPILDSFRDLAGMDDDAQQRALAHYREGYAGGGVFDSSVYAGVPDVLRAIHAAGIPLSLATSKPESQARRVLDHYGIADLFTEVCGASEDEVRSAKADVIEEALRRLRADGIDLGNVVMVGDREHDVLGAAAHGIPTVMVGWGYGSPAEAAGTIAVVETAAELEARLLPTAARPAA; translated from the coding sequence GTGACCGCACCCGACACGTCCACGCCGTCCCCCGTCGCGGGCTCCGCGCCCTGGAGCTGCATCCTCTTCGACCTCGACGGCACCATCACCGACTCGGCCCCCGGCATCACCGCGCAGCTCGCGAAGACCCTCGTCTTCATGGGCCTGCCCGTGCCCGGCCCGGCCCAGCTCCTCGAGTACGTGGGCCCGCCCATCCTCGACTCGTTCCGCGACCTCGCCGGCATGGACGACGACGCCCAGCAGCGCGCCCTCGCCCACTACCGCGAGGGCTACGCGGGCGGCGGCGTCTTCGACAGCTCGGTCTACGCGGGGGTGCCCGATGTCCTGCGCGCGATCCACGCGGCCGGCATCCCGCTCTCCCTCGCCACCAGCAAGCCCGAGTCGCAGGCCCGCCGCGTGCTCGACCACTACGGCATCGCCGACCTCTTCACCGAGGTCTGCGGCGCGAGCGAGGACGAGGTGCGATCCGCGAAGGCCGACGTCATCGAGGAGGCCCTCCGCCGGCTGCGCGCGGACGGGATCGACCTCGGCAACGTCGTGATGGTGGGCGACCGCGAGCACGACGTGCTCGGGGCGGCCGCCCACGGGATCCCGACGGTGATGGTCGGCTGGGGCTACGGCAGCCCCGCGGAGGCCGCGGGCACCATCGCGGTGGTCGAGACGGCCGCCGAGCTCGAGGCCCGTCTGCTCCCGACGGCCGCGCGACCCGCCGCCTGA
- the nucS gene encoding endonuclease NucS gives MRLVIARCSVDYAGRLSAHLPLATRLLMVKADGSLLVHSDGGSYKPLNWMSPPCTIVEVEPDDDQALAGVREIWRVVQPKTADMLVVSIHEVLHDSAHDLGVDPGLVKDGVEAHLQKLLAEQIHLLGDGHELVRREYMTAIGPVDILARDAGGKSVAVELKRRGDIDGVEQLTRYLELMNRDPHLAPVTGVYAAQEIKPQARTLAEDRGIRCLLLDYDAMRGMDDGHARLF, from the coding sequence GTGCGTCTCGTCATCGCCCGCTGCTCCGTCGACTACGCCGGCCGCCTCAGCGCGCATCTCCCCCTCGCCACCCGCCTCCTCATGGTCAAGGCCGACGGGAGCCTCCTCGTCCACTCGGACGGCGGCTCCTACAAGCCGCTCAACTGGATGAGCCCGCCCTGCACGATCGTCGAGGTCGAGCCCGACGACGACCAGGCGCTCGCGGGCGTCCGCGAGATCTGGCGCGTCGTGCAGCCGAAGACGGCGGACATGCTCGTCGTCTCCATCCACGAGGTGCTGCACGACTCCGCGCACGACCTCGGCGTCGACCCGGGCCTCGTGAAGGACGGCGTGGAGGCGCACCTGCAGAAGCTGCTGGCCGAGCAGATCCACCTGCTGGGCGACGGCCACGAGCTCGTGCGCCGCGAGTACATGACCGCCATCGGGCCGGTCGACATCCTCGCGCGCGACGCGGGCGGCAAGTCGGTCGCCGTCGAGCTCAAGCGCCGCGGCGACATCGACGGCGTCGAGCAGCTCACGCGCTACCTCGAGCTGATGAACCGGGATCCGCACCTCGCGCCGGTCACGGGCGTGTACGCCGCGCAGGAGATCAAGCCGCAGGCCCGCACGCTCGCCGAGGACCGCGGCATCCGCTGCCTCCTCCTCGACTACGACGCCATGCGCGGCATGGACGACGGGCACGCGCGCCTGTTCTGA
- a CDS encoding type IV toxin-antitoxin system AbiEi family antitoxin domain-containing protein gives MGTQGTRTLEELASEQWGLVTTAQASAAGVARSTLTRRESSGSLERIRPGVYKVSTAAMDGRDDLRAAWLASTPAVPARERRRDPDVVVGGAASAWVHEMGDIKSSPFTFWTRARKQTRATDVRFRVSDLSPADVTLVDGLPVTTRERTLADLLETDGSDLSLVADALGDAERSRGDLDVPALISHLEQRAPRLGFVGGAALYRRLRALSGLDGRDPEGLTVHADLAELVIRSFDAQLEEVLAPLRADERRIARAAMLPVHDAIASMARGLQPLMSRELLSATPAAMAMTTVPPFPRFTIDALVHDALHAATRSALEAERGRTEEVTSP, from the coding sequence ATGGGCACCCAAGGAACCCGGACGCTCGAGGAGCTCGCCTCCGAGCAATGGGGGCTGGTGACCACCGCGCAGGCGAGCGCTGCCGGTGTCGCGCGGAGCACGCTCACCCGGCGAGAGAGCTCCGGGTCGCTGGAGCGCATCCGGCCCGGCGTGTACAAGGTCTCGACCGCGGCGATGGACGGGCGCGACGATCTCCGTGCTGCTTGGCTCGCCTCGACGCCCGCCGTGCCGGCACGAGAACGTCGTCGGGATCCGGATGTTGTCGTCGGCGGTGCCGCCTCGGCGTGGGTGCATGAGATGGGTGACATCAAATCGTCGCCGTTCACCTTCTGGACCAGGGCTCGCAAGCAGACCCGCGCCACGGACGTGCGATTCCGGGTGTCGGATCTGTCTCCCGCCGATGTGACCCTCGTCGACGGCCTCCCCGTTACGACTCGCGAGCGGACCCTCGCCGACCTGCTCGAGACGGACGGTTCTGATCTCAGCCTGGTCGCCGATGCGCTCGGCGACGCGGAACGGTCCCGCGGGGACCTCGACGTGCCGGCGCTGATCTCGCACCTCGAGCAGCGCGCGCCCCGTCTGGGTTTCGTCGGCGGCGCAGCCCTGTACCGCCGGCTCCGAGCGCTATCCGGCCTCGACGGCCGTGATCCTGAAGGTCTGACGGTGCATGCCGATCTGGCGGAGCTGGTCATCCGGTCCTTCGACGCGCAGCTGGAGGAGGTCTTGGCTCCGCTGCGTGCTGATGAGAGGCGGATCGCCCGGGCGGCGATGCTGCCGGTCCATGATGCGATCGCCTCGATGGCCCGGGGTCTCCAACCGCTGATGTCGCGCGAGCTCTTGTCTGCGACGCCGGCTGCGATGGCGATGACGACCGTCCCGCCGTTCCCCCGCTTCACGATCGATGCTCTGGTGCATGATGCCCTGCACGCTGCGACGAGGTCTGCGCTCGAAGCGGAGCGCGGCAGGACGGAGGAGGTCACATCGCCGTGA
- a CDS encoding AAA family ATPase, with the protein MLIVIRGSSGSGKSTLAAALQRALGWPAAVLGQDHLRRVVYRESEDTGGLPEGTAHVDLLEVAACHCLAAGHHVIVEGILRASHYAAALERIAGHADDARFHAFDVPFDETVRRHAGRPQAAEFGADEMRDWYRGWDPLPFVAEQRIAADEPLDAVTARILAGGPPGPPAR; encoded by the coding sequence ATGCTCATCGTGATCCGCGGCAGCTCCGGATCCGGCAAGTCCACGCTCGCGGCCGCGCTCCAGCGCGCGCTCGGCTGGCCCGCCGCCGTCCTCGGCCAGGACCACCTCCGCCGGGTCGTCTACCGCGAGAGCGAGGACACGGGCGGGCTCCCCGAGGGCACCGCGCACGTCGACCTGCTCGAGGTCGCCGCCTGCCACTGCCTCGCGGCCGGTCATCACGTGATCGTCGAGGGGATCCTGCGCGCATCGCACTACGCGGCCGCCCTCGAGCGCATCGCCGGCCACGCGGACGACGCCCGGTTCCACGCCTTCGACGTCCCCTTCGACGAGACCGTGCGGCGGCACGCGGGCCGTCCGCAGGCCGCCGAGTTCGGCGCGGACGAGATGCGCGACTGGTACCGCGGCTGGGACCCGCTGCCCTTCGTCGCGGAGCAGCGCATCGCGGCCGACGAGCCGCTGGACGCGGTGACCGCCCGGATCCTCGCCGGCGGTCCCCCTGGTCCGCCGGCGCGCTGA
- a CDS encoding aldo/keto reductase: protein MDPMADTEIPTTTFPDGRSTVALAQGTWNMGDEPAARATELDALRAGLDAGLTAIDTAEMYGSGRSEELVGEAIAGRRDEVFLISKVLPSNASRRGTGEAARRSLARLGTDRLDLYLLHWRGSHPLADTVAAMQELVEEGLIRAWGVSNLDARALDELAAIPGGDAVQTDQVLYNLAQRGPEHDVMPWGRERRMPVMAYSPLDQGRLATDPTLAALAAPLGVSAGQLALAWVVRQSPHVFATAKAATAAHVAENRAALDLVIPDETLAELDRAFPGPRGAEPLAMY from the coding sequence ATGGACCCGATGGCTGACACCGAGATCCCCACGACCACCTTCCCCGACGGCCGCAGCACGGTCGCCCTCGCGCAGGGCACCTGGAACATGGGCGACGAGCCCGCCGCCCGAGCGACCGAGCTCGACGCCCTGCGCGCCGGCCTCGACGCGGGCCTCACCGCGATCGACACGGCCGAGATGTACGGCAGCGGGCGATCCGAGGAGCTGGTCGGCGAGGCGATCGCCGGCCGCCGCGACGAGGTGTTCCTCATCAGCAAGGTGCTCCCGTCGAACGCGTCCCGCCGCGGCACGGGCGAGGCCGCCCGCCGCAGCCTGGCGCGCCTCGGCACCGACCGGCTGGACCTCTACCTGCTGCACTGGCGCGGATCCCACCCGCTCGCCGACACGGTCGCCGCGATGCAGGAGCTGGTGGAGGAGGGCCTGATCCGCGCGTGGGGCGTCAGCAACCTCGACGCCCGTGCCCTCGACGAGCTGGCGGCGATCCCCGGCGGCGACGCCGTGCAGACCGACCAGGTGCTCTACAACCTCGCCCAGCGCGGGCCCGAGCACGACGTGATGCCGTGGGGGCGCGAGCGCCGCATGCCCGTCATGGCGTACTCGCCGCTCGACCAGGGCCGGCTCGCGACGGATCCGACGCTCGCCGCCCTCGCCGCGCCGCTCGGCGTCAGCGCGGGCCAGCTCGCGCTCGCCTGGGTCGTCCGCCAGTCGCCGCACGTCTTCGCGACCGCCAAGGCCGCGACCGCCGCGCACGTCGCCGAGAACCGCGCGGCGCTCGATCTCGTGATCCCGGACGAGACGCTCGCGGAGCTCGACCGCGCGTTCCCGGGGCCGCGGGGCGCGGAGCCGCTCGCGATGTACTGA
- a CDS encoding class I SAM-dependent methyltransferase, with amino-acid sequence MPDLDPRLVALYDGDNPDGPDHDFDRALAAEVGARSVLDLGCGTGMLTVSLQAPGRRVVGVDPSAAMLDVARNRPGGDAVEWIHGDSRAIPAGPFDLAFLTGNVVQHIPDAEWIRTLADLRRSLRAGGTLTFESRNPADRAWERWAGPATTRDTAHGPLEERMDVEESGPGRVTVAFRSRFVATGEVVTDVQEFAFRDRATITAQLDAAGFDVDAVHGDFARGPLTEASRVMVFVARAR; translated from the coding sequence GTGCCCGACCTCGATCCCCGCCTCGTCGCGCTCTACGACGGCGACAACCCCGACGGACCCGACCACGACTTCGACCGGGCGCTCGCCGCGGAGGTGGGCGCCCGGTCCGTGCTCGACCTCGGCTGCGGCACGGGCATGCTCACCGTCTCGCTCCAGGCGCCCGGGCGCCGGGTCGTGGGCGTGGATCCGTCGGCCGCGATGCTCGATGTCGCGCGGAACCGGCCCGGCGGCGATGCGGTCGAGTGGATCCACGGCGACAGCCGCGCGATCCCCGCCGGCCCCTTCGACCTCGCGTTCCTGACCGGCAACGTGGTGCAGCACATCCCGGATGCCGAGTGGATCCGCACCCTCGCCGACCTGCGCCGGTCCCTCCGCGCGGGCGGCACGCTCACGTTCGAGAGCCGGAACCCAGCCGACCGCGCGTGGGAGCGCTGGGCGGGGCCGGCCACGACGCGCGACACCGCGCACGGGCCGCTCGAGGAGCGGATGGACGTCGAGGAGTCGGGACCGGGCCGCGTCACGGTCGCCTTCCGCAGCCGGTTCGTCGCGACGGGCGAGGTGGTCACCGACGTGCAGGAGTTCGCGTTCCGCGACCGCGCCACGATCACGGCGCAGCTCGACGCGGCCGGCTTCGACGTGGACGCGGTGCACGGCGACTTCGCGCGCGGCCCGCTGACGGAGGCATCGCGGGTGATGGTGTTCGTGGCGCGAGCGCGCTGA
- a CDS encoding ASCH domain-containing protein: protein MSDPTAPVSPPDREAAARMWAAYADAHPQAVAAGPEHTVEHFGDHARLADELLGIVLSGRKRATAELVADFLARGDEVPRIGSHWIACDSTGAPRIVIRSTELRVGPFTSADAAFAHDEGEDDLSLESWRTQHRIYWERVSAARGAAWSEEDEIVFERFAVVWPPEHADAR, encoded by the coding sequence ATGAGCGACCCCACCGCGCCCGTCTCCCCGCCCGACCGCGAGGCCGCCGCGCGGATGTGGGCCGCGTACGCCGACGCGCACCCGCAGGCCGTCGCGGCCGGGCCCGAGCACACGGTCGAGCACTTCGGGGATCACGCGCGCCTCGCGGACGAGCTGCTCGGGATCGTGCTCTCGGGTCGGAAGCGCGCCACCGCCGAGCTCGTCGCCGACTTCCTCGCGCGCGGCGACGAGGTGCCGCGGATCGGATCCCACTGGATCGCCTGCGACAGCACCGGGGCGCCGCGCATCGTGATCCGCAGCACCGAGCTCCGCGTCGGCCCGTTCACCAGCGCCGACGCCGCCTTCGCGCACGACGAGGGAGAGGACGACCTCTCCCTCGAGAGCTGGCGCACGCAGCACCGCATCTACTGGGAGCGCGTGAGCGCGGCCCGCGGCGCGGCCTGGTCGGAGGAGGACGAGATCGTCTTCGAGCGCTTCGCCGTGGTGTGGCCGCCGGAGCACGCGGACGCGCGGTGA
- a CDS encoding alpha/beta fold hydrolase, translated as MRLHIDETGTGPRAAVLLHGLMGSAESWWRVAPLLAARGYRVLAVDLPGHGLADRDPALTVPGAADAVTRAVADAGVERPALAIGHSFGGIVLGEAFPERRPDVVVYVDAPLEVLGGEDPVEVAAAYERDRRGRTAEALRISRPEYSERDREVEGRAARRFDPATAAALAAVPSYAWAPEPGSIVVRADPSRFVSAEEAARLAAAGVDVRGIPGAAHSVWYSHFDAFTAALPEAFG; from the coding sequence ATGCGCCTGCACATCGACGAGACCGGCACCGGGCCGCGCGCGGCCGTCCTGCTCCACGGGCTGATGGGATCCGCCGAGAGCTGGTGGCGGGTCGCGCCCCTGCTCGCGGCGCGCGGATACCGGGTGCTCGCCGTGGACCTGCCGGGGCACGGCCTCGCCGACCGCGATCCGGCGCTGACGGTGCCGGGGGCGGCCGATGCGGTGACGCGCGCCGTCGCGGATGCGGGCGTCGAGCGGCCGGCGCTCGCGATCGGGCACTCGTTCGGCGGGATCGTGCTCGGGGAGGCGTTCCCGGAGCGGCGCCCCGACGTGGTCGTCTACGTGGATGCGCCACTCGAGGTCCTCGGCGGCGAGGATCCGGTCGAGGTGGCCGCCGCCTACGAGCGCGACCGCCGGGGCCGGACGGCCGAGGCGCTGCGGATCTCGCGGCCGGAGTACTCCGAGCGCGACCGCGAGGTCGAGGGCCGCGCCGCCCGGCGCTTCGACCCCGCCACGGCCGCCGCGCTCGCAGCCGTCCCGTCGTACGCGTGGGCGCCGGAGCCGGGGTCCATCGTCGTGCGCGCGGATCCGAGCCGCTTCGTGAGCGCGGAGGAGGCCGCGCGCCTCGCGGCGGCGGGCGTCGACGTGCGGGGCATCCCGGGGGCCGCGCACTCGGTCTGGTACTCCCACTTCGACGCCTTCACCGCGGCGCTGCCGGAGGCGTTCGGCTGA